From Anopheles arabiensis isolate DONGOLA chromosome 3, AaraD3, whole genome shotgun sequence, a single genomic window includes:
- the LOC120900485 gene encoding TATA-binding protein-associated factor 2N-like produces MSDLKQCPFEVTHLIEGKSFAMHIVKCQRQHPDIKLARCHLDTSHLMREEELQQHMKTCTSRGQLDAYKYSLMTGAASRVSSLPDPADDLIINTTEPIIRRGGGGAGGGSGRGRGGGRGGTTSTTVGQTLLDDTECWDDSDCKAYDPLESCRAKKNENAAFITPKINQFVEQRTAAAVLKNDSGTKREQTSDEEFGSSALNERQNDLEQFGLRRNASHGANAARVVSGRYGEMKQEPGSSGSRERDDRHSGERSNSRSGYEAGERNPYSRRSDSGGYHDRERHGYDRRSDGYSNRDRYDSRHRRDGYDSESRSSRGYGRNDDDGSRNRGHGNDRYQPYGGSSYRSHRTSDSTERGSDYSAKYPNQERDH; encoded by the coding sequence ATGTCCGATCTAAAACAGTGCCCGTTCGAGGTGACGCATCTGATCGAGGGCAAATCGTTCGCGATGCATATCGTCAAGTGCCAACGACAACATCCGGACATCAAGCTGGCCCGATGCCATCTCGACACGTCCCACCTGATGCGGGAGGAGGAGCTGCAGCAACACATGAAGACGTGCACGAGCCGTGGCCAGCTGGATGCGTACAAGTACAGCCTCATGACGGGGGCCGCTAGCCGTGTATCGAGCCTGCCCGATCCGGCCGACGATCTCATCATCAACACAACCGAACCGATCAtacgaagaggaggaggaggagccggcggcggcagcggtcgtggtcgtggtggtggccgTGGTGGCACTACCAGCACAACGGTTGGACAGACGTTGCTGGACGATACCGAGTGTTGGGACGATTCGGACTGCAAGGCGTACGATCCGCTGGAAAGCTGCCGAGcgaaaaagaacgaaaatgCTGCTTTTATAACACCGAAGATAAATCAGTTTGTGGAGCAGCGAACGGCTGCCGCTGTGCTGAAGAACGACAGCGGGACGAAGCGAGAACAAACCTCGGACGAAGAATTCGGTAGCAGTGCACTGAACGAGCGCCAGAATGATCTTGAACAGTTCGGGCTGCGACGAAACGCTTCACACGGCGCGAATGCTGCAAGAGTTGTCAGTGGCCGGTATGGGGAAATGAAGCAAGAACCAGGTAGCTCGGGCAGCAGGGAACGTGATGATAGACATTCCGGAGAGCGGTCCAACTCTCGCAGCGGGTATGAAGCGGGTGAACGGAACCCGTACAGTAGACGATCGGATAGCGGTGGGTATCACGATCGAGAGCGGCACGGATACGATCGTCGTAGCGATGGGTATTCGAACAGAGATCGGTACGACAGTCGGCACCGTAGGGATGGGTATGATTCGGAATCTAGGAGCTCTCGAGGATACGGTCGAAATGACGATGATGGTTCCCGCAACCGGGGACATGGCAACGATAGGTACCAACCGTACGGAGGTAGCTCCTATCGATCGCACAGAACGAGTGATTCCACCGAACGAGGTAGTGACTATTCTGCGAAATATCCAAACCAGGAACGTGACCATTaa
- the LOC120900486 gene encoding uncharacterized protein LOC120900486: MSLGPFFRSPFTDLTASMVNFQQYDKCGELEMASIDCLEAYGTVRGAKKCADLLADFQECAFMTKQIARFRAMRMERHRQGWNGERKGDGYYAPPPRVDAY, translated from the exons ATGTCTCTTGGACCTTTCTTCCGCTCACCGTTCACCGACCTGACCGCGTCGATGGTCAACTTCCAGCAGTACGACAAGTGCGGCGAGCTGGAGATGGCTTCGATCGACTGCCTCGAAGCGTACGGTACTGTGCGCGGTGCGAAGAAGTGTGCCGATCTGCTGGCCGACTTCCAGGAGTGCGCGTTCATGACGAAACAGATCGCTAGATTCCGG GCAATGCGAATGGAAAGACATCGTCAGGGATGGAACGGTGAGCGCAAGGGTGATGGATATTACGCACCACCGCCGCGTGTCGATGCCTACTAG